From one Streptomyces chromofuscus genomic stretch:
- a CDS encoding DUF1844 domain-containing protein, with protein sequence MSEETPDFNAMTRDIAEVPAVEVIVTVAVNLMSAAAVKLGLTEEGEKHKDLDEARKLIHALAGLLDASATEISSFHAAPLRDGLKSLQLAFREASLVPDDPGQGPGEKYTGPVYA encoded by the coding sequence ATGAGTGAAGAGACGCCCGACTTCAACGCCATGACCCGCGACATCGCCGAGGTCCCCGCGGTCGAGGTGATCGTGACGGTCGCCGTCAACCTGATGAGCGCGGCCGCGGTGAAGCTCGGTCTGACCGAGGAGGGCGAGAAGCACAAGGACCTGGACGAGGCCCGCAAGCTGATCCACGCCCTCGCGGGGCTGCTGGACGCGAGCGCGACCGAGATCAGCTCCTTCCACGCGGCGCCGCTGCGGGACGGCCTGAAGTCGCTCCAGCTGGCGTTCCGCGAGGCGTCCCTCGTGCCCGACGACCCGGGGCAGGGGCCGGGCGAGAAGTACACGGGGCCGGTCTACGCCTAG